DNA sequence from the Pseudoduganella plicata genome:
CGAGTTCGGATCGGGCAGCCCCTGGGGGACGTAAAGAATGCCCTGATCGCCGTAGTTGAACGGGCTTGGCCAGGACTTGGCCGGTTCGTCGTACAGCCCCAGCTGGTGGGCAAAATGCTTGAAATCGTTTTTGACGGCCAACGTTGCCGACGTGAAGATCCAGCTGCGCGGCACGCCTTCGCGCTGGTTGTTGAAGATCTGCGCGATCGACAGCGGCGTCTTGTGCAGCTGCAGGGAGCTGGCGAACGCCTCGACCCAGTACACCGCTTCCTGTCCCGCCGGCACCTTGGCCTTCGGATCGTATTGCCAGTCCTTGAATTTCTGCGCCAGTTCCACGCCGCGCACGCGGCACTGTTCCAGCGTTTCGGCGCGCTGGGCCTGGCCGTCCAGCACTTCCAGCATGCCGTCCAGTTCTTCCTTCAGCTTGGCGAGCGCAGGGAAAAAGTCCGACGACGGCGCGATCTGCGGCAGCGAGAGCCGGACGATGTCCTGCGGGAACGTCAGGCGCAGGTCGCGTGCCGCCTTTTCGACCACCGACACGACCTGCCCCCAGTTGGCGCCGTCGCGGGCATGCGACAGGCCTTCGGCCAGCACGTCGCGGCACAATTCCAGCACTTGCGACGTCGACACGCTTTCGCCAAAGAACAGCGTGGCCGTGTCCGGCAGCTGGTGCGCTTCGTCGAAGATGATGGTGTTGGCGGACGGCAGCAGCTCGGCCACGCCCGTATCTTTCAGCGCCACGTCGGCAAAGAACAGGTGGTGGTTGACGACGACCACGTCGGCCTGCTGCGCCTCGCGCCGCGCCTTCATGACGAAACAGTCTTCGTAATACTGGCATTCCTGGCCGACGCAGTTCTCGCGTGTGGACGTGACCAGGTTCCAGACGGGTGCATTCTCCGGCACGCGCGCCAGTTCGGCCTTGTCGCCCGTCTGCGTCATCTTCAGGAAGCGCGAAATCTCGCGCAGGTAGCCCACGTCCTCGCGCGACGTCATGCGCCCGTTCGCCAGCGTGCGCTCCAGGTGATAGTGGCACAGGTAGTTGGCGCGGCCCTTCAGCAACGCCACCGAAACGGGCGCCTGCAGCGCCTTGCGCACGGTCGGGATATCGCGCGAGAACAGCTGGTCCTGCAGGTTCTTGGTCCCCGTCGAGACAATGGTCTTGCCGCCCCACAGCAGCGCCGGGACGAGATACGCGAACGTCTTGCCCGTGCCGGTGCCCGCCTCGGCGATCAGCGTCTCCTGCCCGGCAATGGCCTGGGCGATGGCCTTGGCCATCTCGGTCTGCGATTTGCGCGGACGAAAGCCGCCAACCGCCGGCCCCAGCGGGCCGCCGGTGCCGAACAGGCGCTC
Encoded proteins:
- a CDS encoding ATP-dependent DNA helicase; translated protein: MTDQDLTPAAPEEGSGEPAVPAAPPGKYDAEVERLFGTGGPLGPAVGGFRPRKSQTEMAKAIAQAIAGQETLIAEAGTGTGKTFAYLVPALLWGGKTIVSTGTKNLQDQLFSRDIPTVRKALQAPVSVALLKGRANYLCHYHLERTLANGRMTSREDVGYLREISRFLKMTQTGDKAELARVPENAPVWNLVTSTRENCVGQECQYYEDCFVMKARREAQQADVVVVNHHLFFADVALKDTGVAELLPSANTIIFDEAHQLPDTATLFFGESVSTSQVLELCRDVLAEGLSHARDGANWGQVVSVVEKAARDLRLTFPQDIVRLSLPQIAPSSDFFPALAKLKEELDGMLEVLDGQAQRAETLEQCRVRGVELAQKFKDWQYDPKAKVPAGQEAVYWVEAFASSLQLHKTPLSIAQIFNNQREGVPRSWIFTSATLAVKNDFKHFAHQLGLYDEPAKSWPSPFNYGDQGILYVPQGLPDPNSMGYTDAVLDCALPVIEAAGGRTFLLCTTLRAVKRAAERLRDEFEKRGLKFPLFVQGDRGRTELLDQFRKAGNGVLIGSQSFWEGVDVRGEALSLVIIDKLPFAPPDDPVLAARIEVMEKKGMNGFVHHTLPEAIINLKQGAGRLIRDEGDRGVLMLCDPRVISKPYGRRIWQSLPPFKRTREQAEVIEFFQTGAGKPA